One Candidatus Bathyarchaeota archaeon DNA window includes the following coding sequences:
- a CDS encoding VTT domain-containing protein, with protein sequence MFSDLISLFIEAISSLGYLGLFIVMFSIGSWAPVPWEPVLLAAGASKLNPLLSCLVCSLASSLGAMLDYLLGLRLRGVRLILNYCSTFWFKKAEAWIAEQGPLACVAARAIPYVPYKTFSLVSGLLRTPFISYTVSTIAGTTVRCCMLIIPGRVFSAYKVGLMSLILVSLAVSALLQLWNRRSGRCRVGKV encoded by the coding sequence TTGTTCAGCGACCTGATATCACTTTTTATAGAGGCTATCTCTAGCCTCGGCTATCTCGGCCTTTTCATAGTAATGTTTTCCATAGGAAGCTGGGCTCCGGTGCCTTGGGAGCCGGTTCTCTTAGCAGCGGGGGCTTCTAAGCTTAACCCGCTTCTCTCCTGCCTGGTATGTAGCTTAGCATCATCCCTAGGAGCGATGCTAGATTACCTGCTTGGGCTTAGGCTCAGAGGGGTTAGGCTTATACTAAACTACTGTTCAACCTTCTGGTTTAAGAAGGCTGAAGCATGGATTGCTGAGCAGGGTCCCTTAGCCTGCGTAGCGGCTAGGGCGATCCCCTACGTGCCCTATAAAACCTTCAGCCTGGTCTCAGGCCTGCTAAGAACCCCGTTCATCAGCTATACCGTCTCAACCATAGCGGGAACAACTGTGAGATGTTGCATGCTTATAATTCCCGGCAGAGTGTTCTCGGCCTACAAGGTGGGGCTGATGTCTCTTATACTAGTTTCCCTGGCTGTTAGTGCTCTACTCCAACTATGGAACCGCCGTAGCGGCCGCTGTCGCGTAGGGAAGGTGTGA
- a CDS encoding PadR family transcriptional regulator produces the protein MAEEQLLRSIKLGFSKPLILWLLRSKPRSGYELIKEVMRLTGVKLKPSFIYPFLHSLERGGYLAGRWAEHGRRRIKYYHVTEKGERLIQRIREIFKSGFGEVLLSL, from the coding sequence ATGGCTGAAGAGCAGCTTTTAAGGTCCATAAAGCTGGGCTTCAGCAAGCCTCTGATACTGTGGCTTCTAAGGTCTAAGCCTAGGTCTGGATATGAGCTTATTAAAGAGGTTATGCGGTTAACAGGGGTGAAGCTTAAGCCATCGTTCATCTACCCGTTTCTCCACAGCCTTGAGAGAGGTGGGTATCTCGCTGGGAGGTGGGCTGAACACGGGAGAAGAAGGATAAAATACTACCATGTCACCGAGAAGGGGGAGCGTCTTATTCAACGTATACGCGAGATTTTTAAAAGCGGATTTGGTGAAGTTCTCCTGTCACTATAG
- a CDS encoding UbiA prenyltransferase family protein, producing the protein MLLPSLSLDRWLKSAPHLIRNFRVLDWKAYFGIGLLGYIHRVDQSLLNYTGYLALTKFSLNIALFLSFTFSINNCFDLDTDRHSRHKLAKNPVAEGHISFVQGLATSLSIAVLGLALSYIWFGGLSFIIYSMLTLLALIYSTPPFRLKAKPLLDLISHGLMLGGLLFIYGAILGGDITPLSIILAFSTFVYSTILELRNHIEDYYSDASAGLKTTACFLGLEGSRKLLKAMLLLHLLLITLAMISTTQLIYPTPVTIPLALVDRRDRLMRTARFFDLITALAYSTVVLNRVMQLLGAV; encoded by the coding sequence ATGTTACTCCCAAGCCTCAGCCTAGATAGGTGGCTTAAGTCAGCACCCCATCTCATACGGAATTTCAGAGTTTTAGACTGGAAAGCCTATTTCGGCATAGGGTTGCTTGGCTACATACACAGGGTTGACCAAAGCCTACTTAACTACACCGGCTACCTTGCTCTCACCAAGTTCTCCTTAAACATAGCACTCTTCCTATCTTTCACATTCTCCATAAACAACTGTTTCGACCTTGACACAGACAGGCATAGCAGGCATAAGCTTGCCAAGAACCCCGTGGCCGAAGGCCATATAAGCTTCGTGCAAGGGTTAGCTACCTCCCTTTCCATCGCCGTCCTAGGCCTAGCCCTCTCCTACATTTGGTTCGGCGGCTTGTCGTTCATTATCTACTCCATGCTAACCCTTCTAGCCCTTATATACTCGACGCCACCTTTCAGGTTAAAGGCTAAACCTCTTCTCGACCTTATCTCCCATGGACTGATGCTAGGCGGTTTGCTCTTCATATACGGCGCTATACTAGGCGGAGACATCACTCCTCTTTCGATAATCTTAGCGTTTTCCACTTTCGTTTACTCTACAATCCTCGAGCTTAGAAACCACATAGAGGACTACTATTCTGACGCTTCAGCAGGTTTAAAAACCACAGCCTGTTTTCTAGGACTGGAGGGATCTCGTAAGCTTCTGAAGGCGATGCTTCTACTTCACTTACTTCTGATCACATTAGCCATGATAAGTACAACTCAGCTCATCTATCCAACCCCCGTCACCATCCCGTTAGCGTTAGTCGACAGAAGAGACAGACTGATGAGGACCGCTAGGTTTTTCGACCTAATAACGGCTTTAGCCTATTCTACAGTCGTTTTAAACCGCGTAATGCAACTACTTGGGGCTGTCTAG
- a CDS encoding glycosyltransferase family 4 protein codes for MRVALCSDWFYPRIGGVASHMKGLAEELVKRGHYVQIVTRTCPKPKQYLDISLDERVGLCRIKPILPIDIVAIPPTPGAVKAALSKGSFDVVHCHHAFTPISLMSISTAKNLGMTAVLTNHTISILYRSDLLWTPMSYLVFLLRRCIEKADTVVAVSKAAAEFISHFTRWRKITVIPNAVNTERFGRLNACKSHEPSILYLGRLVHRKGVHILVKSMPHVLKEVPDAKLTIAGDGYMKTYLRFQARKLGVERSVRFLSSIADEDVPRLYGESDVFALPSLYGESFGISLLEAMASSKPIVASKVGGIPEVVQNRVTGLLVKSGSVGELAEAIVQLLSDRNLSRRLGTEARRIVERKYSWKVVATRIESLYKELTR; via the coding sequence ATGAGAGTGGCCTTATGTAGCGACTGGTTCTATCCCAGAATCGGAGGAGTAGCCTCCCACATGAAAGGTCTTGCTGAGGAGCTTGTTAAACGGGGCCACTATGTCCAAATCGTTACGAGAACATGCCCTAAACCTAAACAATATTTAGACATTAGTTTAGATGAGCGAGTAGGTCTATGCAGGATTAAACCCATACTCCCCATCGATATCGTCGCCATTCCCCCAACCCCCGGAGCCGTTAAAGCTGCCTTAAGCAAGGGCAGCTTCGACGTTGTACACTGCCACCACGCCTTCACACCTATATCGCTCATGTCGATCTCCACCGCTAAAAACTTAGGCATGACTGCGGTTCTAACGAACCACACGATATCCATCCTTTACAGGTCCGACCTTCTGTGGACTCCCATGAGCTACCTAGTTTTTCTCCTACGACGATGTATAGAAAAAGCCGACACTGTTGTAGCGGTCAGCAAAGCAGCGGCCGAGTTCATAAGCCACTTCACCAGATGGAGGAAAATAACAGTGATACCTAACGCTGTAAACACTGAGAGGTTCGGCCGGTTAAACGCATGTAAAAGCCACGAACCTTCCATACTCTACCTGGGGCGTCTTGTGCACAGAAAAGGTGTCCATATTCTGGTTAAGTCGATGCCTCATGTTTTAAAGGAGGTACCTGATGCGAAGCTTACCATAGCCGGCGACGGCTACATGAAAACCTATCTAAGGTTTCAAGCACGTAAGCTAGGGGTTGAAAGAAGCGTCAGATTCCTAAGCTCTATAGCTGATGAAGATGTCCCAAGGCTGTATGGCGAATCTGACGTTTTCGCTCTACCGTCCCTCTACGGCGAGTCTTTCGGGATAAGCCTCCTAGAGGCGATGGCATCAAGCAAGCCTATAGTAGCCTCTAAAGTAGGTGGAATACCTGAGGTTGTTCAAAACCGGGTGACAGGACTCCTAGTTAAAAGTGGGTCGGTCGGGGAGCTGGCTGAAGCCATCGTTCAGCTTCTCAGCGATCGCAACCTCTCCCGGCGCCTCGGAACTGAGGCACGTAGGATTGTGGAGAGAAAATACAGCTGGAAGGTTGTTGCTACACGGATAGAGAGTTTATACAAAGAGCTTACCAGATAA
- a CDS encoding antitoxin VapB family protein: protein MVKTITIRDDVYKKLSAVKRPGESFSDLLERLVDSINPVEILIRLRGCVEFSDKDKLFREVEALRAEKRL, encoded by the coding sequence ATGGTTAAAACCATAACTATTAGAGACGACGTTTACAAGAAGCTCTCGGCTGTTAAGAGGCCTGGTGAGAGCTTCAGCGACCTACTGGAGAGACTAGTCGACTCCATCAACCCGGTGGAGATTCTGATCAGGCTTAGGGGATGTGTGGAGTTTAGTGATAAGGATAAGCTTTTCAGAGAGGTCGAGGCTTTAAGGGCTGAGAAGCGGCTATGA
- a CDS encoding type II toxin-antitoxin system VapC family toxin: protein MIIVDTDVLIEILDRGSKRGEEALEKILATQEPICITAINLHEILYGLYKFAKPVDEILKIPVLSYTGKDAQLAARIELEMEKRGKAIRRTDAMIAAIAINNGAKLYTFNLKHFKPIEDLGLKILS from the coding sequence ATGATAATCGTCGATACCGATGTTCTGATAGAGATCCTCGACAGAGGATCTAAGAGAGGCGAAGAAGCCTTAGAGAAGATACTCGCAACCCAAGAACCTATCTGTATCACAGCTATAAACCTGCATGAAATCCTCTACGGGCTCTATAAGTTCGCCAAACCTGTAGACGAGATTCTAAAAATACCGGTGCTCAGCTATACGGGGAAGGATGCGCAGCTAGCAGCTAGGATCGAGCTTGAAATGGAGAAGAGAGGAAAAGCCATACGTAGAACAGACGCCATGATAGCCGCCATCGCCATAAACAACGGTGCGAAACTCTACACCTTTAACCTAAAACACTTCAAGCCTATAGAAGATCTAGGACTCAAAATATTAAGCTAA
- a CDS encoding nucleotidyltransferase domain-containing protein: MSLVIPFRVPKKVAERIKRLVDLGVFPSRSDLIREALRRFLTSQDSILRRSFSIRDVASLVAYMLAWNEKKVSDVVLFGSVARGDATVESDIDLLVLVKDVEVEVVRERLYDLIYPIIPVFGIDISLIVVEKRCFLDMIDAGDPFATSILKEGVQLYGGLLDEYRRETSK, encoded by the coding sequence ATGAGCCTGGTTATACCTTTTAGGGTTCCGAAAAAGGTTGCTGAGAGAATTAAAAGGCTTGTCGACTTAGGCGTTTTCCCTAGTAGAAGCGACCTTATTCGTGAGGCTTTAAGGAGGTTTCTTACGTCTCAAGATTCGATTTTAAGGAGAAGTTTTTCTATCAGAGACGTCGCAAGCTTGGTCGCATACATGCTTGCATGGAATGAGAAGAAGGTTTCTGACGTAGTGCTCTTCGGCTCTGTGGCACGTGGAGATGCTACGGTCGAAAGCGATATCGACCTACTCGTTTTGGTTAAGGATGTCGAAGTTGAAGTCGTTAGAGAGAGACTTTACGACCTGATATACCCCATCATCCCAGTCTTCGGAATAGACATCTCTTTGATCGTCGTCGAAAAGAGGTGTTTTTTAGATATGATCGACGCTGGAGACCCGTTCGCCACTTCTATTTTAAAGGAGGGTGTTCAGCTTTATGGAGGACTGCTCGACGAATATCGTCGAGAGACATCTAAGTAA
- a CDS encoding HEPN domain-containing protein, producing MFSFMEDCSTNIVERHLSKAVERLRAAEKLLIDGYYEDAVSRAYYAMYHAAMAALATLNVFPRTHEGVVSEFGRRFVLTGIFQKDLGRSLAEVKAARETYEYTVVAEASRSEAENTLSKARFFVEAVKGYVKAYVKGKKSKPASSQVET from the coding sequence GTGTTCAGCTTTATGGAGGACTGCTCGACGAATATCGTCGAGAGACATCTAAGTAAGGCTGTCGAACGTTTGAGAGCTGCGGAGAAGCTTCTTATCGACGGCTATTATGAAGACGCCGTCTCACGGGCCTATTATGCTATGTACCACGCCGCCATGGCCGCCCTTGCGACTCTAAACGTTTTCCCCAGAACACACGAAGGAGTGGTTTCAGAGTTTGGTAGAAGATTCGTCTTGACGGGCATATTCCAAAAGGATCTTGGTAGAAGCCTGGCTGAAGTGAAGGCTGCGAGGGAGACGTATGAATATACGGTCGTCGCGGAGGCTAGTAGGTCCGAGGCTGAAAACACCTTGTCAAAGGCCAGGTTTTTCGTAGAGGCCGTAAAAGGCTATGTAAAGGCATACGTAAAAGGAAAGAAATCTAAACCTGCTTCTAGTCAGGTCGAAACATAA